Proteins from a single region of Pyrus communis chromosome 6, drPyrComm1.1, whole genome shotgun sequence:
- the LOC137737429 gene encoding TORTIFOLIA1-like protein 4: MASLSRRASFGSSPQPTAASSTTDLKHRVITCLNKLADRDTLAMASAELDSIARTLAPDSFATFLICIHNTDSSTKPPVRKQCVSLLTLLSNSHGDALAPFLSKMISTVVRRLRDPDSVVRSACVEAVSAMSSKITTPAFSSSFLKPLMDALATEQDLNSQIGSALCLAGAIDSAPDPDPVQLKRSLQRLGKLAKSESFKAKAALLVLVGSIVGAGGASSQGALDWLVPCGVEFLSSEDWTVRKAAAEALGKVATVETDLAPLYKASCLNALESRRFDKVKVVRETMNQALELWKVLLAGDSEEIPAPIQSRSLTDNGIGRCSPPSLKSSDDAGFRTPQPKKTVPTNRSPPSDASLVTTAKKGNPLSRSDRNPDAAVFYKQDHKKPSDWKIEIATPNSLSLTVAHKDDIVRSDSRDPDSGKNDHIGNGKPETNHLLFSKNHGEKVHRFGSLKSGSRVVPFNDDENYDSDIVVGNAAEEVYENQKDAEDLSLIREQLIQIENQQSSLLNLLQRFIGSSQSGLNALESRVHGLEMALDEISYDLAISSGRVPNTESAENTCCKLPGAEFLSSKFWRRTDGRCTTSRLTSGTIPSLNAVPNIPNKNTSTESCTFDRERFQHQSRGAFTGYSVAEIQDAERVQVSNASCYDGVSPTTCTPSRNLNKRSSA, encoded by the exons ATGGCGTCTCTCTCCCGGCGAGCCTCCTTCGGCAGCTCGCCCCAGCCAACCGCCGCATCTTCCACTACGGATCTGAAGCACCGGGTCATCACCTGCCTCAACAAGCTCGCCGACCGCGACACTCTCGCCATGGCCTCCGCCGAGCTCGACTCCATTGCTCGAACCCTCGCACCCGACTCCTTCGCTACCTTCCTCATTTGCATTCACAACACCGACTCTTCCACCAAGCCACCCGTCCGCAAGCAATGCGTTTCGCTCCTCACCCTGCTGTCGAACTCCCACGGCGACGCCCTTGCTCCCTTTTTGTCTAAGATGATCTCCACCGTCGTCCGCCGTCTCCGCGACCCCGACTCCGTCGTCCGATCCGCTTGCGTCGAGGCAGTTTCCGCCATGTCGTCTAAGATCACGACGCCGGCTTTTTCGTCGTCGTTCTTAAAGCCATTGATGGACGCTCTGGCAACGGAGCAAGACTTGAACTCTCAGATCGGCTCGGCGCTGTGTCTGGCCGGCGCGATCGATTCCGCGCCTGACCCGGACCCAGTACAGCTGAAGCGGAGCTTGCAGCGGCTCGGGAAGCTGGCGAAGAGCGAGAGTTTCAAGGCCAAGGCGGCACTGCTGGTGCTTGTTGGGAGCATTGTTGGTGCCGGTGGCGCGTCTAGCCAAGGCGCGTTGGACTGGCTTGTGCCCTGCGGGGTTGAGTTCTTGAGCAGCGAGGACTGGACAGTGAGGAAGGCTGCGGCCGAGGCGCTTGGGAAGGTGGCTACGGTGGAGACAGATTTGGCGCCGCTTTATAAAGCTTCGTGCTTGAATGCCTTGGAAAGTCGGAGATTTGATAAG GTGAAGGTAGTCCGGGAGACTATGAACCAAGCATTGGAGTTATGGAAGGTTCTTCTTGCCGGCGATTCCGAAGAGATTCCTGCTCCAATTCAATCCAGATCTTTAACTG ATAATGGGATTGGTCGATGCTCTCCTCCGTCATTGAAAAGTTCCGATGATGCCGGTTTTAGGACTCCTCAACCAAAGAAAACAGTCCCCACAAACAGGTCCCCTCCATCAGATGCTTCTTTGGTGACTACAGCTAAAAAGGGAAATCCTTTAAGTAGAAGCGATAGAAACCCAGACGCGGCCGTGTTCTATAAGCAGGACCACAAGAAACCCTCTGattggaaaattgaaattgcTACGCCAAACTCCCTCTCTTTGACGGTGGCTCATAAGGATGATATTGTTAGGAGTGACTCTAGAGATCCGGATTCAGGAAAGAATGACCACATTGGAAATGGCAAGCCAGAAACTAATCACTTACTCTTTAGTAAGAATCATGGTGAAAAAGTACACAGATTTGGTAGTTTAAAATCTGGGTCACGTGTTGTTCCATTTAATGATGACGAGAACTATGACTCAGATATTGTAGTAGGAAATGCTGCAGAAGAAGTTTATGAGAACCAAAAGGATGCTGAGGATCTCAGTTTGATCCGTGAACAACTTATTCAGATTGAAAACCAGCAGTCCAGTTTATTAAACCTACTCCAG AGATTTATTGGGAGCTCTCAGAGTGGGTTGAATGCTCTTGAGTCACGTGTACACGGCCTTGAGATGGCTCTTGATGAAATATCATACGATTTGGCAATATCAAGTGGAAGGGTCCCAAACACAGAATCTGCAGAAAATACATGCTGCAAGCTGCCTGGTGCAGAATTCTTGAGTTCCAAGTTCTGGCGTAGAACAGATGGGCGATGTACTACTTCAAGGCTCACTTCTGGAACCATTCCCTCACTCAACGCTGTGCCTAACATACCTAACAAAAATACAAGTACTGAATCGTGTACTTTTGACCGTGAAAGGTTTCAGCACCAAAGTAGGGGTGCATTTACTGGTTACTCGGTGGCAGAAATCCAAGATGCTGAGAGGGTTCAAGTTTCCAATGCTAGTTGTTATGATGGGGTATCGCCAACTACTTGTACACCATCAAGGAACCTGAACAAAAG ATCATCTGCTTAG